One stretch of Cohnella algarum DNA includes these proteins:
- a CDS encoding sensor histidine kinase has product MANLIKRLSKAVSTVRDRMTRRLVNKLILLFTSIIILVVASLTVISYQMLEREAVESSIASTRNNLLLVNRNLENYLAEIEQLSLPQIRYDEIIAAIATEETSYSSRMYLENYLRTLYYSRGDVESISLYLVEKQRVYVLTREAYNVTVRVREEPGIEETPWYKETLASDRNRAYESFFDNASREAVPSGSFMAYHRVLRSLALREPQAVISFYMNPTAKDKLMEDVPLGEGEHVLLVDSNGVPFHADDLAFYETVRDAGLPDKLEANAKDRLAWSNGKERYLVVANEGEREGWRLIKTIPYSKLYAAAETNRNISYLIGFAFLLLSVVLVTFLSSAITKPLKNLSHQMRRFSEGTFDAEAEVKGRDEIAYLTRHFNQMVRRTNDLINERYKSKLVEKNAILKALEAEINPHFLYNALQAISTKALKNGRYDIADMVDALAQTLRYCISGKDIVQAREELNHIERYLGLQKARFGSRLQVEIEWDDSLMELEIPKLSLQSLVENSIKHALEKVSAPVTIVISAVLAPSHAVITVRDDGPGIAPTRLTEILDSLETKWEDRETENIGLVNLHTRLKLLYGDEAGLGIGANDKGTEMSMWIPRGDGKNG; this is encoded by the coding sequence ATGGCCAATCTTATCAAAAGGCTGAGCAAAGCCGTATCGACCGTTCGGGATCGCATGACCAGACGTTTGGTCAACAAGCTTATTTTGCTTTTTACGTCCATTATCATACTGGTCGTCGCTTCGCTCACCGTCATTTCGTATCAAATGCTCGAACGGGAAGCGGTGGAAAGCAGCATCGCCAGCACGCGGAACAATCTGCTGCTCGTCAATCGGAATCTGGAAAATTACCTGGCCGAAATCGAGCAATTGTCGCTTCCGCAAATCCGATACGACGAGATTATCGCCGCTATCGCCACGGAGGAGACAAGCTACAGCTCGCGCATGTATTTGGAGAACTATTTGCGGACGTTGTATTATTCCCGCGGCGACGTCGAGAGCATTTCGCTGTACCTGGTCGAGAAGCAAAGGGTTTACGTGCTGACGCGCGAGGCGTACAACGTGACGGTTCGCGTTCGCGAAGAACCGGGCATCGAGGAAACGCCGTGGTATAAGGAGACGCTGGCCAGCGACCGGAATCGGGCGTACGAGTCGTTTTTCGACAATGCGAGCCGGGAGGCGGTTCCTTCCGGAAGCTTTATGGCGTACCATCGGGTGCTGCGTTCGCTCGCTTTGCGCGAGCCGCAGGCGGTCATTTCGTTCTATATGAATCCGACGGCCAAAGACAAGCTGATGGAAGACGTTCCGCTCGGCGAAGGAGAACATGTGCTGCTGGTCGATTCGAACGGCGTACCTTTTCACGCGGACGATCTTGCCTTTTACGAAACCGTCCGGGATGCGGGCCTGCCGGACAAGCTCGAAGCGAACGCGAAAGACCGGCTCGCCTGGTCGAACGGCAAGGAGCGGTATCTCGTCGTTGCCAACGAAGGAGAGCGCGAAGGCTGGCGCCTGATCAAAACGATCCCGTACAGCAAGCTGTACGCAGCCGCCGAAACAAACCGGAATATCAGCTATTTGATCGGCTTCGCGTTTTTGCTGCTGTCCGTCGTGCTGGTGACGTTTCTGTCAAGCGCGATCACGAAGCCGCTCAAAAACCTGTCGCATCAAATGAGGCGGTTCAGCGAAGGCACGTTCGATGCGGAGGCGGAAGTGAAGGGGAGAGACGAAATCGCGTACTTGACCCGGCATTTCAACCAAATGGTCCGGCGCACCAACGATTTGATCAATGAACGCTACAAAAGCAAGCTCGTCGAAAAAAACGCCATTTTAAAAGCGCTCGAAGCGGAAATCAATCCCCATTTTCTGTACAACGCGCTGCAGGCCATCTCGACAAAGGCGCTCAAGAACGGGCGTTACGACATTGCCGACATGGTAGATGCGCTGGCGCAGACGCTTCGCTACTGCATAAGCGGAAAAGACATTGTGCAGGCTAGGGAAGAATTGAACCATATCGAGCGGTATTTGGGTTTGCAAAAGGCAAGGTTCGGCAGCCGTCTTCAGGTGGAGATCGAATGGGACGATTCGCTGATGGAGTTGGAAATTCCGAAGCTGTCTCTTCAATCGCTGGTCGAAAACTCGATCAAGCACGCCCTGGAAAAAGTATCGGCTCCGGTTACGATCGTGATCAGCGCCGTGCTGGCGCCCTCGCACGCGGTCATCACTGTGCGGGACGACGGGCCCGGCATTGCGCCGACGCGGCTGACCGAAATTCTGGATTCGCTGGAAACAAAGTGGGAGGATCGGGAAACCGAAAATATCGGTCTCGTTAATTTGCATACCCGGCTCAAGCTCCTCTATGGCGACGAGGCCGGGCTCGGCATCGGAGCAAACGACAAGGGGACCGAGATGAGCATGTGGATACCGCGGGGGGACGGCAAGAATGGTTAA
- a CDS encoding helix-turn-helix transcriptional regulator: protein MNRLLFLSYNHYPENIYIPPHTHACFEIVYYFDGHGSTTIGAARHEFKPNHFAVISPHILHDEKHAAESDLIFIGFLCDNLSAGTMNKVFEDDDRRTIAQYMLRMKHEFIAHPEGFSEVLNVMVEELATQIKRISGIRRHNTPNRDSLNFIINYMDENFRHKLAVSTLAQMTGYSYDRFRHLFKEKFGVSPQHYLLLKRLEYAKMLLIHTRTPVSDIAVESGFVNSAQFCTLFKRETGMTPKTFRRQLYHAEE, encoded by the coding sequence ATGAACCGCCTGCTGTTCCTTTCTTATAATCATTATCCGGAAAACATTTATATCCCGCCGCATACGCACGCCTGTTTCGAAATCGTCTATTATTTCGACGGCCACGGCAGCACGACGATCGGAGCGGCCCGCCACGAGTTCAAGCCGAACCATTTTGCCGTTATTTCCCCGCACATCCTGCACGACGAGAAGCACGCCGCCGAATCCGACTTGATCTTTATCGGCTTTCTGTGCGACAACCTGTCGGCGGGCACGATGAACAAAGTGTTCGAGGACGACGACCGCCGCACGATCGCCCAATACATGCTGCGGATGAAGCACGAATTCATCGCCCACCCGGAAGGATTCTCGGAAGTGCTGAACGTGATGGTCGAGGAGCTGGCAACGCAAATCAAGCGGATATCGGGCATCCGCCGGCATAACACGCCGAACCGGGACAGCTTGAACTTCATTATTAATTACATGGACGAAAATTTCCGCCACAAGCTCGCCGTCTCGACGCTGGCCCAAATGACGGGCTACAGCTACGACCGCTTCCGGCACCTGTTCAAGGAAAAATTCGGCGTCTCCCCCCAGCATTATTTGCTATTGAAACGGCTCGAATACGCCAAAATGCTGCTGATTCACACCCGCACGCCCGTCTCGGACATCGCCGTGGAGTCGGGCTTCGTCAACAGCGCGCAGTTTTGTACCCTGTTCAAGCGCGAGACCGGCATGACCCCGAAGACGTTCCGGCGGCAGCTGTATCATGCGGAGGAGTAG
- a CDS encoding nucleoside hydrolase — protein MAKKVLIDCDPGIDDSIAIMLALKHPDIEVMAITATSGNLIADRTCENALKILEFMNETDIPVAKGMNKPLVRPFPKDPYSHGEDGLGNHFFAPPRLKALDMFAPDLIIETVMKHPGEVTIAALGPLTNLALAFMRKPELAAAVKEIVLIGGAFGFNEYAFRNATGDNPASEWNVYVDPEAAEIVFGCGAKVTAVGLDVAYHPDINFKERHYDRLRRATSKEAKYMLGIDRYVKEGSTVGSFDSSSGIIDSVAIASIIDPSLLETQEIKVAVEKVSPLTLGQTVWDRRDHFRWEHLQSIYAASGLDSERFLDLLVGVLEQEQ, from the coding sequence ATGGCAAAAAAAGTACTGATCGACTGCGATCCCGGGATCGACGATTCGATTGCGATCATGCTGGCGTTGAAGCATCCCGACATCGAGGTCATGGCCATTACGGCGACGAGCGGAAACCTGATCGCAGATCGGACCTGCGAGAACGCCTTGAAAATACTGGAATTCATGAACGAAACAGACATTCCGGTGGCGAAGGGCATGAACAAGCCGCTCGTCCGGCCGTTTCCGAAGGACCCGTATTCCCACGGCGAAGACGGGCTGGGCAATCACTTTTTCGCCCCTCCCCGCCTGAAGGCGCTGGATATGTTCGCCCCCGATTTAATCATCGAGACGGTGATGAAGCATCCCGGCGAAGTGACGATCGCCGCGCTCGGTCCGCTGACGAACCTGGCGCTCGCGTTCATGAGAAAGCCGGAACTGGCGGCGGCGGTGAAGGAAATCGTGCTGATCGGCGGCGCGTTCGGGTTCAACGAATACGCGTTCCGAAACGCGACGGGCGACAACCCGGCGAGCGAATGGAATGTGTACGTCGATCCGGAAGCGGCGGAGATCGTCTTCGGCTGCGGCGCCAAAGTGACCGCGGTCGGGCTTGACGTGGCCTATCATCCGGACATCAACTTCAAGGAAAGGCATTACGACCGGCTGCGGCGGGCGACCTCGAAGGAAGCGAAATACATGCTGGGGATCGACCGGTACGTGAAGGAAGGCTCGACCGTCGGAAGCTTCGATTCCAGCTCGGGCATTATCGATTCGGTCGCGATCGCTTCGATTATCGATCCGAGCCTGCTTGAGACGCAGGAAATCAAGGTGGCCGTGGAGAAGGTTAGTCCATTGACGCTCGGACAGACCGTATGGGACCGTCGGGATCATTTTCGCTGGGAGCATTTGCAGTCGATCTATGCCGCTTCCGGCCTGGACAGCGAGCGGTTCCTGGATTTGCTGGTCGGCGTGTTGGAGCAGGAGCAGTAA
- a CDS encoding carbohydrate ABC transporter permease, whose translation MNPRRARRNALKSIRTLALALFFVFFMLPIVWVLLASIKRPVDQMAIPPVWIPKSPTFESYLTLFKHPDFVPSLTNSLLIAGVATLVTVGAGVFAAYSIERFRTGGALLPNLLLMTRMIPPVVIIVPIFLFAYRVKLLDTHFLLIITYCALNMALVIWLLRGFFAALPADTEEAAMIDGCTRFRAIRTVVLPVLMPGIAATALICFIFCWNEFLFAVTLTGENTRTMPVLTSTLVSQKGLDRGLMSAAGIVSSLPVVLLTVFFQRYLVSGLTQGSVK comes from the coding sequence ATGAACCCAAGACGCGCCCGAAGGAATGCGCTCAAAAGCATCCGTACGCTCGCGCTCGCCTTGTTTTTCGTGTTTTTCATGCTTCCGATCGTCTGGGTGCTTCTCGCTTCCATTAAGCGGCCGGTCGACCAGATGGCGATACCGCCCGTCTGGATTCCGAAAAGCCCGACCTTCGAGAGCTACCTGACGCTGTTCAAGCATCCGGATTTCGTGCCCAGCCTGACGAACAGCCTGCTGATCGCGGGAGTCGCGACCCTCGTGACGGTCGGGGCGGGCGTGTTCGCCGCCTATTCGATCGAACGGTTTCGCACCGGCGGCGCGCTGCTGCCGAATCTGCTGCTCATGACCCGGATGATTCCGCCCGTCGTCATCATCGTGCCGATTTTTCTGTTCGCCTATCGGGTCAAGCTGCTGGATACGCATTTTTTGCTGATCATCACCTATTGCGCGCTTAATATGGCGCTCGTCATCTGGCTGCTGCGCGGCTTTTTCGCGGCGCTTCCCGCCGATACGGAGGAGGCGGCCATGATCGACGGCTGCACGCGTTTTCGGGCGATCCGGACGGTCGTGCTGCCCGTGCTTATGCCGGGGATCGCCGCCACGGCGCTCATCTGCTTCATTTTCTGCTGGAACGAGTTTTTGTTTGCGGTCACGCTTACCGGAGAAAACACGCGCACGATGCCGGTGCTGACCAGCACGCTCGTGAGCCAGAAGGGGCTGGATCGCGGGCTGATGTCCGCCGCCGGCATCGTGTCCAGTCTGCCGGTCGTTTTGCTCACCGTCTTTTTTCAGAGATATCTGGTCAGCGGTTTGACCCAGGGGAGCGTCAAGTGA
- a CDS encoding extracellular solute-binding protein — protein MFKKWMGLSLSLVLIAGILAACGGNNAANDNAAGEGAAEGDASKPVTINMFTASPEYTDAFNAYIAEYKKVKPNVTINLEIMQADYNTVLKSRIAAGSTPDVFQTTAGGDIDTFAEYSADLTNELLAAAMTDAVRANMTSADGKVLGLPVKGNLFTLIYNKQLFEEAGITEAPKTLAELDDAIAKLEAKGITPFANAYKEWWVWKHVFQHFVNAAAQDAGIDAKTLVANFVAGETTFADHPVLNDNFFKFVDTTVEHGTDKPLERDSNAEVSDFASGKAAIMTGKGAWDEEAIKKINPDIQIGIMGYPVSDKAEQSQIITGADQALRINKDSAVVNETIEFFNWLYTSDYGKNWFSGVAKVIPPIKDAPLPDLDMPKQMDEILKTEPSGDLSINYSLDTFHQKFGELMQAYIGGTKSKDAVIKEIQTAWIQLGSNQ, from the coding sequence ATGTTCAAAAAATGGATGGGGCTGTCCCTCAGCCTCGTGCTGATCGCCGGCATTCTCGCCGCGTGCGGAGGCAACAACGCCGCGAACGACAATGCGGCCGGCGAGGGCGCCGCGGAAGGCGATGCCTCCAAGCCGGTCACGATCAACATGTTTACGGCTTCTCCGGAATATACCGACGCGTTCAACGCTTACATCGCAGAATACAAAAAAGTGAAGCCGAACGTCACGATCAATCTGGAAATTATGCAAGCCGACTATAACACGGTTCTGAAGTCCCGGATCGCGGCCGGCAGCACGCCGGACGTCTTTCAAACGACGGCGGGCGGCGACATCGACACGTTCGCGGAATACAGCGCCGACCTGACGAACGAACTGTTGGCCGCGGCGATGACCGACGCCGTTCGCGCAAACATGACGTCCGCCGACGGCAAAGTGCTCGGCCTGCCCGTCAAAGGCAACCTGTTCACGCTGATTTACAACAAGCAGTTGTTCGAAGAAGCCGGCATTACGGAAGCGCCGAAAACGCTGGCCGAACTGGACGACGCGATCGCCAAGCTGGAAGCGAAGGGCATTACGCCGTTTGCGAACGCCTATAAAGAATGGTGGGTTTGGAAGCACGTCTTCCAGCACTTCGTCAACGCCGCCGCCCAAGATGCGGGCATCGACGCGAAAACGCTCGTCGCGAACTTCGTCGCGGGAGAAACGACGTTTGCCGATCATCCGGTTCTGAACGACAACTTCTTCAAATTCGTCGATACGACGGTCGAACACGGCACCGACAAGCCGCTTGAGCGCGACAGCAACGCCGAAGTAAGCGACTTCGCTTCCGGCAAAGCCGCCATCATGACCGGCAAGGGCGCATGGGACGAAGAAGCGATCAAGAAAATCAACCCCGACATCCAAATCGGCATTATGGGCTACCCGGTCAGCGACAAGGCCGAACAATCCCAAATCATTACGGGCGCCGACCAGGCGCTGCGGATCAACAAGGATTCCGCCGTCGTCAATGAAACGATCGAGTTCTTCAACTGGCTGTATACGTCCGACTACGGCAAAAACTGGTTCTCCGGCGTAGCGAAAGTCATCCCGCCGATCAAGGATGCTCCGCTTCCGGATCTGGACATGCCGAAGCAGATGGACGAAATCTTGAAAACCGAGCCGTCGGGCGACCTGTCGATCAACTATTCGCTCGACACGTTCCACCAAAAATTCGGCGAACTGATGCAAGCCTATATCGGCGGCACGAAGTCGAAGGATGCGGTCATCAAGGAAATCCAGACCGCCTGGATTCAACTCGGCTCCAATCAATAA
- a CDS encoding response regulator produces MVKVLIVDDEEPVREAIRILGDWNGLGVEEVLEATNGREGLELLKQFKPDIAIVDMKMPEMNGVEFLQAVEREFPDLFTIVLSGYNDFEFTRQAIRSRAVDYLLKPVNRQDLNQALLGALDVLKAKRQDESEFINRNIALNMSLPKLKEKIYFSIIEGTFKKQPNETLLPLIGADDPDKRFAVAVVRIVNLDEASRSRFHNDLELLHFAAANVLNETAAEDGGVQGFAFANPKQGREMIAVFTMSGSYPEDLAYRSFHVMKRASATLARLLGIRIAAGVGKPVDAAGGIARSYEEAKSALNDIDLLRLKGGEVVAGKENRGGAREVFSMTGRMPLIRSALEAGNRNQAKSALGEFCKKIKSSGAFGLGDAERTLQEFVVLMNDMALELGVSQEKLPAGDKGLLAAGIATDYDSVEQFEELMHRILDYYGEQIRLLTALERPFQVADIKEYIDRHYFEDIKISMFTERYFLSREYLMKLFKQQFGFGIHEYVQKVRMEKAKELLNDSELKIQEISEMLGYKDKNYFSKAFRNYYSISPTEYRMTRTNG; encoded by the coding sequence ATGGTTAAAGTTCTCATCGTCGACGACGAAGAGCCGGTTCGCGAGGCGATCCGGATTTTAGGGGATTGGAACGGGCTCGGCGTGGAGGAAGTGCTCGAAGCGACGAACGGGCGGGAAGGGCTTGAGCTGCTGAAGCAGTTCAAGCCGGATATTGCGATCGTCGACATGAAAATGCCCGAAATGAACGGCGTAGAGTTTCTGCAGGCGGTCGAGCGCGAATTTCCGGATTTGTTTACGATCGTGCTGAGCGGCTATAACGATTTCGAGTTTACCCGTCAGGCGATCCGTTCGAGGGCCGTCGATTATTTGCTGAAGCCGGTCAACCGTCAGGATTTGAACCAGGCGCTTCTGGGCGCGCTTGACGTCCTGAAGGCCAAGAGGCAGGACGAAAGCGAGTTTATTAATCGCAATATCGCGCTGAATATGTCCTTGCCGAAGCTGAAGGAGAAAATCTATTTCTCCATTATCGAAGGAACGTTCAAAAAGCAGCCGAACGAAACGCTGCTTCCGCTTATCGGCGCCGACGACCCGGACAAGCGCTTCGCCGTCGCGGTCGTTCGGATCGTCAATTTGGACGAAGCGAGCCGCTCGCGGTTTCACAACGACCTCGAGCTGCTGCATTTCGCCGCGGCGAACGTTTTGAACGAGACCGCCGCGGAAGACGGCGGCGTGCAAGGCTTCGCTTTCGCCAATCCGAAGCAGGGGCGCGAGATGATCGCCGTTTTTACGATGTCGGGCAGCTACCCGGAAGATCTCGCTTACCGCTCGTTTCATGTCATGAAACGGGCTTCGGCGACGCTCGCCCGACTGCTCGGCATTCGCATCGCGGCCGGCGTGGGGAAGCCCGTCGACGCCGCGGGCGGCATCGCCCGTTCGTACGAGGAAGCGAAGTCGGCCTTGAACGACATCGACCTGCTGAGGCTGAAAGGCGGCGAAGTCGTTGCCGGCAAGGAGAATCGGGGCGGCGCCCGCGAAGTGTTTTCGATGACGGGCCGGATGCCGCTCATTCGCAGCGCCCTCGAGGCGGGCAACCGGAACCAGGCCAAGAGCGCGCTCGGCGAATTTTGCAAAAAAATCAAGAGCTCCGGGGCGTTCGGACTTGGCGACGCGGAGCGGACGCTTCAGGAATTCGTTGTGCTTATGAACGATATGGCGCTCGAGCTCGGCGTTTCGCAGGAGAAGCTTCCGGCCGGGGACAAGGGGCTGCTTGCGGCCGGCATCGCGACGGATTACGATTCGGTCGAGCAATTCGAAGAACTCATGCACCGGATATTGGACTATTACGGGGAGCAAATCCGGTTATTGACCGCGCTGGAGCGGCCGTTTCAAGTGGCGGACATCAAAGAGTACATCGATCGCCACTATTTCGAAGATATCAAAATTTCAATGTTTACCGAGCGTTACTTTCTGAGCCGCGAGTATTTGATGAAGCTGTTCAAGCAGCAATTCGGGTTTGGCATCCACGAATACGTGCAGAAGGTGAGAATGGAGAAGGCGAAAGAGCTGCTGAACGATTCGGAGCTGAAAATCCAGGAAATTTCCGAAATGCTGGGCTACAAGGATAAAAACTATTTCAGCAAAGCGTTCCGGAACTACTATTCGATTTCGCCGACCGAATACCGGATGACGCGGACGAACGGCTAA
- a CDS encoding glycoside hydrolase family 36 protein — translation MPPPKRAANISASTRAGTPSANGGTASASGFLRRNGFPEGIKYVLDYIRSKGMVPGLWLELEVMGINSPKLAETDDGWFFKRQGKRVKDRSRYQLDYRNPQVIAHANEVIRRLVEDYGVGYIKMDYNINAGIGTETDADSFGDGLLRHNRAYLAWLDSIFARYPDLVIENCSSGGMRMDYAMLSRHSIQSTSDQENYVNYAAIAAGSPAGLTPEQSAVWSYPLREGDDEEVVFNMVNALLLRVHQSGHLAELSPRRRQLVKEALDYYKSIRKDIPEALPFWPLGLPTQQDDWVSLGLRAGERAYVAVWRIGGESASAALPMPRFAGRELDVRIAYPSAHDSALTWDKAGGVLTVTLPQARTARLIEIRAK, via the coding sequence ATGCCGCCGCCGAAGCGGGCTGCGAATATTTCTGCATCGACGCGGGCTGGTACGCCGTCGGCGAATGGTGGGACGGCGTCGGCGAGTGGCTTCCTTCGTCGGAACGGTTTCCCGGAAGGGATCAAATATGTGCTCGACTACATCCGTTCCAAGGGCATGGTTCCGGGCTTGTGGCTGGAGCTCGAGGTCATGGGGATCAACAGTCCCAAGCTTGCCGAGACGGACGACGGCTGGTTTTTCAAACGGCAAGGCAAACGCGTCAAAGACCGCAGCCGCTATCAGCTTGATTACCGCAATCCGCAGGTGATCGCGCACGCGAACGAGGTCATCCGCCGGCTGGTCGAGGATTACGGCGTCGGCTACATCAAGATGGATTACAACATCAACGCCGGCATCGGCACGGAAACCGACGCAGACAGCTTCGGCGACGGATTGCTGCGGCATAACCGGGCGTACCTCGCCTGGCTCGATTCGATTTTCGCGCGGTACCCCGACCTGGTCATCGAAAACTGCTCGAGCGGCGGCATGCGGATGGACTACGCGATGCTCAGCCGCCACAGCATCCAGTCGACGAGCGACCAGGAGAACTACGTCAACTACGCGGCGATCGCGGCCGGCTCGCCGGCGGGGCTGACGCCGGAGCAATCCGCCGTCTGGTCGTACCCGCTGCGGGAAGGCGACGACGAGGAGGTCGTCTTCAACATGGTGAACGCGCTGCTGCTGCGGGTGCACCAGAGCGGCCATCTGGCCGAGCTGAGCCCGCGCCGGCGGCAGCTCGTCAAGGAAGCGCTCGACTATTACAAGTCGATCCGCAAGGACATTCCCGAAGCGCTGCCGTTCTGGCCGCTCGGCCTGCCGACGCAGCAGGACGACTGGGTCAGCCTCGGCCTGCGCGCGGGCGAACGCGCCTATGTCGCCGTATGGCGCATCGGCGGCGAGTCGGCATCGGCGGCGCTGCCGATGCCGCGGTTTGCCGGACGCGAGCTCGACGTCCGGATCGCGTACCCGTCCGCGCACGACAGCGCGCTGACGTGGGACAAGGCCGGCGGCGTGCTGACGGTCACGCTGCCGCAGGCCCGCACGGCGCGGTTGATCGAAATCCGCGCCAAATAG
- a CDS encoding ABC transporter substrate-binding protein — protein MFKTRKIALLLVVSIIVGLLAACGGNSGNSGNAGTASPSAGGQEGASSEPKTLTIMAEQSSHADAFKSIIPDFEAKYNVKVNVVELPYDQYQQQLTLKFTSGSVDFDLAYIPIGWVSQYQVAGYLDPIATAQDKLDQLEPDDFPGIENAYYGENEELYFVPYMNETHGILYRTDLFEDPAEKEAFKAKYGYELAPPKTMKEYKEIAEFFNRPDENLSGVTLMGQQSILVGFGFYNRLFNYGGDLYDAEYKQQFNNEAGVNALNDLKELFEYASPAAKQYGWTEAMGEFLQGRSAMAEMATTVAQAAQDPNQSKVVGKVGFSAIPTNDGNAEGIKRFYLPFGFAVTKASEAKEEAFQWIEFATSQEMLEKAAPVGNIPARSSALTGSLAAEYGYYAPHADIMNSFRLEPLPLIPEGATITGDILPAAITKFLYGGDTAENALKQAADEFDELMTSHGY, from the coding sequence ATGTTCAAAACCAGAAAAATCGCGCTGTTGCTCGTCGTATCGATCATCGTCGGCCTGCTTGCCGCCTGCGGAGGCAACTCGGGCAATTCGGGCAACGCAGGCACGGCATCCCCGTCCGCCGGCGGACAGGAAGGAGCCTCGTCCGAGCCCAAAACGCTGACGATCATGGCCGAGCAAAGCTCCCATGCCGACGCGTTCAAAAGCATTATTCCGGATTTCGAGGCCAAGTATAACGTCAAGGTCAACGTGGTCGAGCTTCCTTACGACCAATACCAGCAGCAGCTGACGCTCAAGTTCACGTCCGGAAGCGTGGACTTCGATCTGGCCTATATCCCGATCGGCTGGGTGTCCCAATACCAGGTCGCGGGTTACCTCGATCCGATCGCCACGGCCCAGGACAAGCTGGACCAGCTCGAGCCGGACGACTTCCCGGGCATCGAGAACGCCTATTACGGGGAGAACGAAGAGCTGTACTTCGTTCCTTATATGAACGAAACGCACGGCATCCTGTACCGGACGGACCTGTTCGAGGATCCGGCCGAGAAGGAAGCGTTCAAAGCCAAATACGGCTATGAATTGGCGCCGCCGAAGACGATGAAGGAATATAAGGAGATCGCCGAGTTTTTCAACCGTCCGGACGAAAATTTGAGCGGGGTCACGCTCATGGGCCAACAAAGCATTCTGGTCGGCTTCGGCTTCTACAACCGCCTCTTTAATTACGGCGGCGATCTTTACGATGCGGAATACAAGCAGCAATTCAACAATGAAGCGGGCGTCAACGCGCTGAACGATCTGAAGGAGCTGTTCGAATACGCGTCCCCTGCCGCCAAGCAATACGGCTGGACGGAAGCGATGGGCGAATTCCTGCAGGGCCGCAGCGCGATGGCGGAAATGGCTACGACCGTGGCGCAGGCCGCCCAGGATCCGAATCAATCCAAGGTTGTCGGCAAGGTCGGCTTCTCGGCCATTCCGACGAACGACGGCAATGCCGAGGGCATCAAACGGTTCTATCTGCCGTTCGGGTTCGCGGTGACGAAGGCGTCGGAGGCGAAGGAAGAAGCGTTCCAGTGGATCGAGTTCGCGACAAGCCAGGAAATGCTGGAAAAAGCCGCTCCTGTCGGCAACATCCCGGCCCGCTCGTCCGCGTTGACGGGCTCGCTCGCCGCCGAATACGGCTACTACGCTCCGCATGCCGACATCATGAATTCGTTCCGGCTCGAGCCGCTGCCGCTCATTCCGGAAGGCGCGACGATTACCGGCGATATTTTGCCGGCGGCGATCACCAAGTTCCTCTACGGGGGAGATACGGCCGAAAACGCGCTGAAGCAGGCGGCGGACGAATTCGACGAACTGATGACTTCGCACGGCTATTAA
- a CDS encoding carbohydrate ABC transporter permease encodes MSSLAKGKVRYVLPGIVIIVAVLLVPIAAAVGLSFFSYPLLRPDLGIRFAGLDNFARLLEDANFYRSMGRSVVFTLGAVAGEMVVGTLLALLLRGEVWGRTFFRVAFMVPMMMVPVVVGVAWRIFLLPDFTPLEGIFNALHIPFDTTKLLTDANWAMVSVIVADLWQWSPFVMILVLANLQGIPGEIYEASKMDGAGWWRELRSITLPLLGPGLAAVAILRGMDAMRTFDLVYILTSGGPGSATELVSLYNYKIAFSRYDMGYASAISAAVMILLSVVIFGLLSWTNKGGSKR; translated from the coding sequence TTGTCGTCGCTCGCAAAAGGGAAGGTCCGGTATGTCCTGCCGGGCATTGTCATCATCGTCGCCGTTCTGCTCGTTCCGATCGCCGCGGCCGTGGGGTTAAGCTTTTTCTCCTATCCCCTTCTGCGGCCGGATTTGGGCATCCGCTTCGCCGGGCTCGACAATTTCGCGAGACTGCTGGAGGATGCGAATTTTTACCGTTCGATGGGCCGTAGCGTCGTGTTTACGCTCGGCGCGGTAGCGGGAGAAATGGTCGTCGGAACGCTGCTTGCGCTCCTGCTTCGCGGCGAGGTGTGGGGAAGGACGTTTTTCCGGGTCGCGTTCATGGTGCCGATGATGATGGTTCCCGTCGTGGTCGGCGTGGCCTGGCGCATTTTCCTGCTGCCGGATTTTACGCCGCTGGAAGGGATTTTTAACGCGCTCCATATTCCGTTCGACACCACCAAGCTGCTTACCGACGCGAATTGGGCGATGGTTTCGGTCATCGTCGCCGATCTGTGGCAGTGGAGCCCGTTCGTCATGATTCTGGTGCTGGCGAACTTGCAAGGGATACCCGGGGAGATTTACGAAGCGTCGAAAATGGACGGGGCGGGCTGGTGGCGGGAATTGCGGTCGATTACCCTGCCGCTGCTCGGGCCGGGTCTTGCGGCCGTTGCCATTCTGCGCGGCATGGACGCGATGCGGACGTTCGACCTGGTGTACATTTTGACCAGCGGGGGGCCGGGCTCCGCGACGGAGCTCGTGTCCTTGTACAACTACAAGATCGCCTTCAGCCGCTATGACATGGGCTACGCTTCCGCGATTTCCGCCGCCGTCATGATCCTGCTTTCCGTCGTTATTTTCGGCTTGCTCTCCTGGACGAACAAAGGAGGGAGCAAACGATGA